A genomic stretch from Megachile rotundata isolate GNS110a chromosome 1, iyMegRotu1, whole genome shotgun sequence includes:
- the Pgd gene encoding phosphogluconate dehydrogenase: protein MSKPVADIALIGLAVMGQNLILNMNDHGFVVCAYNRTTEKVKSFLENEAKGTKIIGAYSLKEMVEKLKSPRRVMLLVKAGAAVDAFIEQLVPLLSPGDIIIDGGNSEYQDTERRTKELDKKGILFVGSGVSGGEDGARYGPSLMPGGNPKAWPYIKPIFQSIAAKVNGEPCCDWVGETGAGHFVKMVHNGIEYGDMQLICEAYHIMRNGLKLNPEEMSKAFDDWNKGELDSFLIEITRDILKYKDQKGYLLERIRDTAGQKGTGKWTAIAALDYGVPVTLIGESVFARCLSALQSERIQASSVLKGPDTVYQGDKKQFLEHLKKALYASKIISYAQGFMLLREAAKVHNWNLNYGGIALMWRGGCIIRSVFLGNIKIAFDKNPKLSNLLLDDFFANAMKECQASARIVVSTAVSLGIPTPALSTALAFYDGYRTARLPANLLQAQRDYFGAHTYELLGEEGKFVHTNWTGHGGNVSASTYDA from the exons ATGAGCAAACC CGTTGCAGATATTGCTCTCATTGGCTTAGCCGTAATGGggcagaatttaattttaaatatgaatgaTCATGGATTTGTTGTTTGTGCTTACAATCGTACAACAGAAAAAGTTAAATCTTTCCTAGAAAATGAAGCAAAAGGCACAAAAATTATTGGTGCATATTCATTGAAAGAGATGGTAGAAAAACTAAAATCACCAAGACGTGTGATGCTCTTGGTAAAAG ctgGTGCTGCTGTCGATGCATTTATTGAACAATTGGTACCTCTGTTATCTCCGGGAGATATTATAATTGATGGTGGTAATTCTGAATATCAGGATACCGAAAGAAGAACCAAAGAGTTAGATAAGAAAGGAATATTATTTGTCGGTAGTGGAGTTAGTGGAGGTGAAGATGGTGCTAGATATGGACCATCTTTAATGCCAGGTGGAAATCCAAAAGCTTGGCCATATATTAAACCAATCTTTCAG tcAATAGCTGCGAAAGTCAATGGAGAGCCTTGTTGTGATTGGGTTGGAGAAACAGGTGCAGGACACTTTGTAAAAATGGTACACAATGGTATTGAATATGGTGATATGCAACTGATATGTGAAGCATATCATATCATGCGAAATGGTTTGAAACTCAATCCTGAAGAGATGAGTAAAGCTTTTGATGATTGGAATAAAGGAGAATTggattcatttttaattgaaattactcGTGATATTCTTAAATACAAGGATCAAAAAGGTTATCTACTAGAGAGAATTAGAGATACGGCTGGACAAAAAGGAACTGGAAAGTGGACAGCTATTGCTGCATTGGATTATGGAGTACCTGTAACACTAATTGGAGAATCAGTTTTTGCTAGGTGTCTTTCTGCTTTACAAAGCGAAAGAATACAAGCAAGTTCTGTATTAAAAGGTCCTGATACTGTATATCAGGGTGATAAGAAACAGTTCCTAGAGCATTTGAAAAAAGCTCTTTATgcatcaaaaattatttcttatgcACAAGGATTCATGTTATTAAGGGAAGCTGCTAAAGTTCATAACTGGAATTTAAATTACGGCGGTATTGCACTTATGTGGAGAGGAGGATGCATTATAAGAAG TGTTTTCctgggaaatataaaaatagcatTTGACAAAAATCCAAAACTTTCCAATCTGTTACTGGATGACTTCTTTGCAAATGCCATGAAAGAATGCCAAGCCAGTGCTAGAATAGTAGTTTCCACAGCTGTATCTCTAGGCATACCAACACCTGCGTTGTCAACTGCTTTAGCATTCTATGATGGTTATAGAACTGCTCGCCTCCCAGCAAATTTACTTCAAGCTCAACGAGATTATTTTGGGGCTCACACTTATGAATTACTTGGTGAAGAAGGTAAATTTGTACACACGAATTGGACTGGACATGGTGGAAATGTCTCTGCTTCCACATATGATGCATAA